One segment of Pseudomonas asgharzadehiana DNA contains the following:
- the ndk gene encoding nucleoside-diphosphate kinase yields MAVQRTFSIIKPDAVAKNVIGEITTRFEKAGLKVVASKLKQLSKAEAEGFYAEHSARGFFGDLVAFMISGPVVVQVLEGENAIALNRELMGATNPKEAAAGTIRADFAESIDANAVHGSDSEAAAAREISYFFAATEVTAR; encoded by the coding sequence ATGGCTGTTCAACGTACTTTCTCCATCATCAAGCCTGACGCTGTTGCAAAAAACGTCATCGGCGAGATCACCACTCGTTTCGAAAAAGCCGGCCTGAAGGTTGTAGCTTCGAAACTCAAGCAACTGTCCAAGGCTGAAGCTGAAGGCTTCTACGCTGAGCACAGCGCTCGTGGCTTCTTCGGCGACCTGGTTGCCTTCATGATCTCTGGCCCTGTTGTTGTTCAGGTTCTGGAAGGCGAAAACGCTATCGCTCTGAACCGTGAGCTGATGGGCGCTACCAACCCTAAAGAAGCGGCTGCCGGCACCATCCGCGCTGACTTCGCTGAGTCCATCGACGCCAACGCTGTTCACGGTTCGGACTCCGAAGCCGCTGCTGCTCGCGAAATCTCGTACTTTTTCGCCGCTACTGAAGTAACCGCTCGCTAA
- the iscX gene encoding Fe-S cluster assembly protein IscX: protein MSLKWVDVQEIAIQLAEAHPEVNPLTVNFVKLRDLVMALPEFDDIPDRGGEKVLEAIQGLWIEEADD, encoded by the coding sequence ATGAGCCTGAAATGGGTTGATGTACAAGAAATCGCTATACAACTTGCGGAAGCTCATCCTGAGGTCAATCCTCTTACCGTGAACTTCGTCAAGTTGCGCGACCTCGTAATGGCACTGCCGGAATTCGACGACATCCCTGACCGGGGTGGCGAAAAGGTCCTGGAGGCGATTCAGGGTCTGTGGATCGAAGAAGCAGACGACTGA
- the fdx gene encoding ISC system 2Fe-2S type ferredoxin: protein MPQVIFLPHAEHCPDGMVVEAETGKSILEVAHDNHIEIESACGGVCACTTCHCVIREGFNSLEEADELEEDFLDRAWGLEATSRLSCQAKVGTEDITVEIPKYSLNHAAEAPH, encoded by the coding sequence ATGCCGCAGGTCATTTTTCTGCCACACGCCGAGCATTGCCCGGACGGTATGGTTGTGGAGGCTGAGACCGGCAAGTCCATCCTCGAAGTTGCCCATGACAACCATATCGAGATCGAAAGCGCCTGCGGCGGTGTCTGCGCCTGCACGACCTGCCACTGCGTAATTCGCGAGGGTTTCAACTCTCTCGAAGAAGCGGACGAGCTGGAAGAGGACTTTCTGGATCGCGCCTGGGGCCTGGAGGCGACTTCTCGCCTAAGCTGTCAGGCAAAGGTCGGCACGGAAGACATCACTGTCGAAATTCCGAAATATTCCCTCAACCATGCGGCCGAAGCGCCGCATTGA
- the hscA gene encoding Fe-S protein assembly chaperone HscA yields the protein MALLQIAEPGQSPQPHQRRLAVGIDLGTTNSLVAALRSGLSEPLPDADGQVILPSAVRYHADRTEVGESARLAASSDPLNTVLSVKRLMGRGLSDVKQLGDQLPYRFVGGESHMPFIDTVQGPKSPVEVSADILKVLRQRAETTLGGELVGAVITVPAYFDDAQRQATKDAAKLAGLNVLRLLNEPTAAAVAYGLDQHAEGLVAIYDLGGGTFDISILRLTGGVFEVLATGGDSALGGDDFDHAIAGWIITSAGLSADLDPGAQRNLLQTACAAKEALTDADSVEVSYGSWSAQLTREAFDALIEPMVARSLKACRRAVRDSGIELEDVAAVVMVGGSTRVPRVREAVAEAFGRQPLTEIDPDQVVAIGAAIQADTLAGNKRDGGELLLLDVIPLSLGLETMGGLMEKVIPRNTTIPVARAQDFTTYKDGQTAMMIHVLQGERELISDCRSLARFELRGIPAMVAGAAKIRVTFQVDADGLLSVAARELASGVEASIQVKPSYGLTDGEIAKMLKDSFQYAGDDKVARVLREQQVDAQRLLEAVQGALEADGERLLDAEERMVIDLQMQELAELMKGNDGYAIEQQTKRLSQVTDAFAARRMDQTVKAALAGRNLNEIEE from the coding sequence ATGGCTCTACTGCAAATCGCCGAACCCGGCCAAAGCCCTCAACCGCACCAGCGTCGTCTGGCGGTGGGGATTGATCTGGGCACCACTAACTCCCTGGTCGCTGCCTTGCGCAGCGGCCTGTCCGAACCACTGCCCGACGCTGATGGCCAGGTGATCCTGCCCTCTGCCGTGCGTTATCACGCCGATCGCACCGAAGTAGGCGAATCGGCCAGGCTGGCGGCGTCCAGTGACCCGTTGAATACCGTGCTGTCGGTTAAACGCTTGATGGGCCGCGGTCTGTCCGACGTCAAGCAGTTGGGCGACCAGCTGCCGTACCGCTTCGTTGGCGGCGAATCCCATATGCCGTTCATCGACACCGTGCAGGGCCCTAAAAGCCCGGTGGAAGTGTCGGCCGATATCCTCAAAGTGTTGCGCCAGCGTGCCGAAACCACTTTGGGCGGCGAACTGGTCGGTGCGGTGATCACGGTTCCGGCCTATTTCGATGACGCACAACGCCAGGCGACCAAGGATGCGGCGAAGCTCGCCGGCCTGAACGTGCTGCGTTTGCTCAACGAGCCGACGGCCGCCGCTGTGGCCTATGGCCTGGACCAGCACGCCGAAGGCCTCGTCGCGATTTACGACCTGGGCGGCGGCACTTTTGATATTTCGATCCTGCGCCTGACCGGCGGTGTGTTTGAAGTGCTGGCTACCGGTGGCGACAGCGCCCTGGGTGGCGATGACTTTGACCATGCCATTGCCGGCTGGATCATCACCAGCGCCGGCTTGTCGGCTGACCTGGACCCTGGCGCGCAGCGTAATCTGCTGCAAACCGCCTGCGCGGCCAAGGAAGCACTGACTGACGCTGATTCTGTTGAAGTTTCCTACGGCAGCTGGTCCGCTCAACTGACTCGCGAAGCTTTTGATGCGTTGATCGAACCGATGGTCGCTCGCAGCCTCAAGGCGTGCCGTCGGGCTGTACGTGATTCCGGTATCGAGCTGGAGGACGTGGCCGCTGTGGTCATGGTCGGCGGTTCGACGCGCGTCCCACGCGTTCGCGAAGCGGTTGCCGAAGCGTTTGGCCGCCAGCCATTGACGGAAATCGACCCGGATCAAGTAGTCGCCATCGGCGCCGCTATCCAGGCCGACACCCTGGCCGGTAATAAACGCGATGGTGGCGAACTGCTGCTGCTCGACGTGATCCCGCTGTCCCTGGGGCTGGAAACCATGGGCGGCCTGATGGAGAAGGTGATTCCACGCAACACCACCATCCCCGTCGCACGCGCCCAGGATTTCACCACGTACAAAGATGGCCAGACGGCCATGATGATTCATGTGCTGCAAGGCGAGCGCGAACTGATCAGCGACTGCCGCTCCCTGGCGCGCTTTGAACTGCGCGGCATCCCGGCGATGGTGGCCGGTGCGGCGAAAATTCGCGTGACCTTCCAGGTCGACGCCGATGGCCTGCTCAGCGTGGCAGCACGTGAATTGGCCTCGGGCGTTGAAGCCAGCATTCAGGTCAAGCCGTCCTACGGCCTCACCGACGGCGAAATCGCCAAGATGCTCAAGGATTCGTTCCAATATGCCGGTGACGACAAGGTCGCCCGCGTGCTGCGCGAGCAGCAAGTCGATGCCCAGCGCCTGCTCGAAGCCGTGCAGGGCGCCCTGGAAGCCGACGGCGAGCGTCTGCTGGATGCTGAAGAGCGCATGGTCATCGACCTGCAGATGCAGGAACTGGCCGAACTGATGAAAGGCAACGATGGTTACGCCATCGAGCAACAGACCAAGCGCCTGTCGCAGGTGACTGATGCCTTTGCCGCCCGCCGCATGGATCAGACGGTGAAAGCCGCACTGGCCGGGCGCAACCTGAATGAAATCGAGGAATAA
- the hscB gene encoding co-chaperone HscB, whose protein sequence is MGTPCHFALFELQPSFRLDLEQLAARYRELARGVHPDRFADASEREQRLALEQSASLNEAYQTLKSPPKRARYLLAMNGGELPLEVTVHDPDFLMQQMQWREELEDLQDEADIAGVAVFKRRLKTAQDELNESFAACWNDAAQREQAERLMRRMQFLDKLSYEVRQLEERLDD, encoded by the coding sequence GTGGGTACTCCTTGTCATTTCGCTTTATTCGAGCTGCAGCCGAGCTTTCGGCTGGACCTTGAGCAGCTTGCCGCGCGCTACCGTGAATTGGCGCGTGGCGTGCATCCGGACCGCTTCGCTGACGCCTCCGAGCGTGAGCAACGCTTGGCGCTGGAGCAATCGGCCAGCCTCAACGAAGCCTATCAGACGCTAAAAAGCCCGCCCAAGCGCGCGCGATATCTGCTTGCGATGAACGGCGGTGAGCTGCCACTCGAAGTCACGGTGCACGACCCGGACTTCCTGATGCAGCAGATGCAGTGGCGCGAAGAACTCGAAGACTTGCAGGACGAGGCTGATATAGCCGGTGTCGCGGTCTTCAAGCGTCGTCTGAAAACGGCCCAGGATGAGCTCAACGAAAGCTTCGCAGCCTGTTGGAATGATGCGGCGCAACGCGAACAGGCCGAACGCCTGATGCGGCGCATGCAATTCCTCGACAAGCTCTCCTACGAAGTGCGCCAGCTAGAAGAGCGCCTCGACGATTAA
- the iscA gene encoding iron-sulfur cluster assembly protein IscA codes for MAISMTEAAAQHIRRSLNGRGKGEGIRLGVRTTGCSGLAYVLEFVDEVVEEDQVFESHGEKVIIDPKSLTYLDGTELDFVKEGLNEGFKFNNPNVRGECGCGESFNI; via the coding sequence ATGGCTATCAGCATGACAGAAGCGGCTGCGCAGCACATTCGCCGCTCCCTGAATGGGCGCGGTAAAGGTGAGGGGATTCGTCTGGGTGTACGCACCACGGGCTGTTCCGGCCTTGCCTACGTGCTGGAGTTTGTCGACGAGGTGGTTGAGGAAGACCAGGTGTTCGAAAGTCACGGCGAGAAAGTGATCATCGACCCTAAAAGCCTGACCTACCTGGACGGCACCGAACTCGATTTCGTCAAGGAAGGGTTGAACGAAGGCTTCAAGTTCAACAACCCCAACGTGCGCGGTGAATGTGGCTGCGGCGAAAGCTTCAACATCTGA
- the iscU gene encoding Fe-S cluster assembly scaffold IscU yields the protein MAYSEKVIDHYENPRNVGKMDAQDPDVGTGMVGAPACGDVMRLQIKVNEAGVIEDAKFKTYGCGSAIASSSLATEWMKGKTLDEAVTISNTQLAEELALPPVKIHCSVLAEDAIKAAVRDYKQKKGLI from the coding sequence ATGGCTTACAGCGAAAAGGTCATCGACCACTACGAAAACCCGCGCAACGTCGGCAAGATGGATGCGCAAGACCCTGATGTCGGCACCGGCATGGTCGGCGCTCCTGCATGCGGCGACGTAATGCGCCTGCAGATCAAGGTCAACGAAGCTGGCGTTATCGAAGACGCCAAGTTCAAGACTTACGGCTGCGGTTCGGCCATCGCCTCCAGCTCGCTGGCCACCGAATGGATGAAAGGCAAGACTCTGGATGAGGCTGTGACGATCAGCAACACCCAACTGGCCGAAGAGCTGGCGTTGCCGCCAGTGAAAATCCACTGCTCCGTACTCGCAGAAGACGCCATCAAGGCGGCCGTTCGCGACTACAAGCAGAAGAAAGGCTTGATCTAA
- a CDS encoding IscS subfamily cysteine desulfurase, with protein sequence MKLPIYLDYSATTPVDPRVAQKMSECLLVDGNFGNPASRSHVFGWKAEEAVENARRQVADLVGADPREIVWTSGATESDNLAIKGAAHFYATKGKHLITTKIEHKAVLDTMRQLEREGFEVTYLEPTTDGIVTPAMIEAALREDTILVSVIHVNNEIGTINDIAAIGELTRSKGILLHVDAAQSTGKVDIDLSKLKVDLMSFSAHKTYGPKGIGALYVSRKPRVRIEATMHGGGHERGMRSGTLATHQIVGMGEAFRVAKEDMAAENVRIKALSDRFYKQVENLEELYINGSMTARVPHNLNLSFNYVEGESLIMALKDLAVSSGSACTSASLEPSYVLRALGRNDELAHSSIRFTFGRFTTEEQVDYAAQKVCEAVNKLRVLSPLWDMYKDGVDISKIEWAAH encoded by the coding sequence ATGAAATTGCCGATTTACCTTGATTACTCTGCGACTACCCCGGTTGATCCGCGTGTCGCGCAAAAAATGAGCGAGTGCCTGCTGGTTGACGGAAACTTCGGCAACCCAGCCTCCCGTTCCCACGTATTCGGCTGGAAAGCCGAGGAAGCGGTCGAGAACGCTCGTCGCCAGGTCGCTGACCTGGTTGGCGCAGACCCGCGTGAAATCGTCTGGACCTCCGGTGCCACCGAGTCCGACAACCTGGCAATCAAGGGAGCTGCGCATTTCTACGCGACCAAGGGCAAACACCTGATCACCACCAAGATTGAGCACAAGGCTGTCCTCGACACCATGCGCCAACTGGAGCGTGAAGGTTTCGAGGTGACTTACCTTGAGCCAACCACCGACGGTATCGTCACCCCGGCCATGATCGAAGCCGCGCTGCGTGAAGACACCATCCTGGTTTCCGTGATCCACGTTAACAACGAAATCGGCACCATCAACGACATCGCAGCCATCGGCGAACTGACCCGTTCCAAGGGCATTTTGCTGCATGTCGATGCGGCCCAGTCTACCGGCAAGGTCGACATCGACCTGTCCAAGCTGAAAGTCGACCTGATGTCGTTCTCCGCCCACAAGACCTATGGTCCTAAAGGCATCGGCGCCCTCTACGTAAGCCGCAAGCCGCGTGTGCGCATCGAAGCCACCATGCACGGCGGCGGTCACGAGCGCGGCATGCGTTCGGGTACCCTGGCGACCCACCAGATCGTCGGCATGGGCGAAGCCTTCCGTGTAGCCAAGGAAGACATGGCTGCCGAAAACGTGCGCATCAAGGCTTTGAGCGATCGCTTCTACAAGCAGGTCGAAAACCTTGAAGAGCTGTACATCAACGGCAGCATGACCGCCCGTGTGCCGCACAACCTGAATTTGAGCTTCAACTACGTCGAAGGCGAGTCGCTGATCATGGCGCTCAAGGACCTGGCGGTTTCGTCCGGTTCGGCCTGCACTTCGGCGTCCCTCGAGCCTTCGTACGTACTGCGCGCCCTGGGCCGCAACGACGAACTGGCACACAGCTCGATCCGCTTTACGTTCGGCCGCTTCACCACCGAAGAGCAAGTCGACTACGCCGCGCAGAAAGTCTGCGAAGCCGTCAACAAGCTGCGCGTTCTGTCGCCGCTGTGGGACATGTACAAAGACGGTGTCGATATTTCCAAGATCGAGTGGGCGGCACACTAA
- the iscR gene encoding Fe-S cluster assembly transcriptional regulator IscR yields the protein MRLTTKGRYAVTAMLDLALHAQTGPVSLADISERQGISLSYLEQLFAKLRRSNLVSSVRGPGGGYQLSRDMQGIQVAQVIDAVNESVDATKCQGLGDCHAGDTCLTHHLWCDLSLQIHEFLSGISLADLVTRREVQEVAQRQDQRRCNTKAPRLDKIEASAVE from the coding sequence ATGAGACTGACTACAAAAGGCCGATACGCGGTAACCGCCATGCTTGACCTGGCCTTGCACGCGCAAACTGGGCCGGTGTCCCTGGCCGATATCTCCGAGCGCCAAGGCATTTCCCTGTCCTACCTCGAGCAACTGTTCGCCAAATTGCGCCGTAGCAATCTGGTCTCCAGCGTACGTGGGCCGGGCGGCGGTTATCAGTTGTCCCGTGACATGCAAGGCATCCAGGTAGCCCAGGTGATCGACGCCGTCAACGAATCCGTCGACGCGACCAAATGCCAGGGCCTGGGTGATTGCCACGCTGGCGACACCTGCCTGACGCACCATTTGTGGTGCGACCTGAGCCTGCAGATCCATGAGTTTTTGAGTGGTATCAGCTTGGCTGATCTTGTGACTCGCCGTGAGGTGCAAGAAGTAGCCCAGCGTCAGGACCAGCGCCGTTGCAACACCAAGGCGCCGCGTCTGGACAAGATTGAAGCGTCCGCCGTCGAGTAA
- the cysE gene encoding serine O-acetyltransferase has translation MFERLREDIQSVFHRDPAARNAFEVLTCYPGMHAIWIHRLSGALWGMGWKWLARLVSNFGRWMTGIEIHPGAKVGRRFFIDHGMGIVIGETAEIGDDVTLYQGVTLGGTTWNKGKRHPTLENGVVVGAGAKVLGPFTVGAGAKVGSNAVVTKAVPPGATVVGIPGRIIVKPQVGDEQEAKRKAMAEKIGFDAYGVSEDMPDPVARAIGQLLDHLQAVDGKLEGMCGALKELGSTYCAKELPELREEDFAEIKDEAATKAS, from the coding sequence ATGTTCGAGCGTTTGCGAGAAGATATCCAAAGTGTTTTCCACCGTGATCCTGCGGCGCGCAACGCTTTTGAAGTGCTCACCTGCTACCCAGGCATGCATGCCATCTGGATTCATCGCCTGTCCGGTGCCTTGTGGGGGATGGGCTGGAAATGGCTGGCACGTCTGGTGTCGAATTTTGGTCGTTGGATGACTGGGATCGAGATTCATCCGGGAGCCAAGGTTGGGCGCCGCTTCTTCATTGATCATGGCATGGGGATCGTGATTGGCGAGACGGCGGAAATCGGCGATGACGTGACGTTGTACCAGGGCGTGACCCTGGGCGGCACCACTTGGAACAAAGGCAAGCGCCACCCGACTTTGGAAAACGGCGTGGTGGTGGGAGCGGGCGCCAAGGTGCTGGGCCCGTTTACCGTGGGGGCCGGTGCCAAGGTCGGTTCCAATGCTGTCGTCACCAAGGCTGTGCCGCCAGGCGCAACCGTGGTGGGGATTCCGGGTCGCATCATCGTCAAGCCGCAGGTAGGCGATGAGCAAGAAGCCAAGCGCAAGGCGATGGCCGAGAAAATCGGCTTCGACGCCTACGGTGTCAGCGAAGACATGCCCGACCCCGTGGCGCGCGCCATTGGCCAGTTGCTTGACCACCTGCAAGCGGTGGACGGCAAACTGGAGGGTATGTGCGGTGCACTGAAGGAGTTGGGCAGCACTTACTGCGCCAAAGAGTTGCCCGAGCTGCGCGAAGAAGACTTTGCCGAGATCAAGGACGAAGCCGCCACCAAGGCAAGCTGA
- the trmJ gene encoding tRNA (cytosine(32)/uridine(32)-2'-O)-methyltransferase TrmJ, whose product MLQNIRVVLVNTSHPGNIGGVARAMKNMGLTRLVLVEPRVFPHHEADARASGANDLLEKAQVVATLEDALVGCNLVLGTSARDRRIPWPLLDPRECGTKVVEEAAGGAQIALVFGREDSGLTNEELQRCHYHVHIPSDPEFSSLNLGAAVQVLTYEVRMAWLAAEGQPSKVEKDEVASTKSGELATMDELERFYEHLEQTLVAIEFLDPEKPRHLMARLRRLYGRSSVSRAEMNILRGILTETQKAARGELLKRKD is encoded by the coding sequence TTGCTGCAAAACATTCGTGTCGTCTTGGTCAATACCAGTCATCCCGGCAATATCGGTGGGGTGGCGCGAGCCATGAAAAACATGGGCCTGACGCGCCTGGTGTTGGTCGAGCCGCGTGTGTTCCCGCACCATGAAGCTGATGCTCGTGCTTCCGGCGCCAATGACCTGCTTGAAAAAGCCCAGGTCGTCGCCACCTTGGAGGATGCCTTGGTCGGTTGCAACCTGGTGCTTGGTACCAGTGCGCGTGATCGGCGCATCCCCTGGCCGCTCTTGGATCCGCGTGAGTGCGGAACCAAAGTGGTGGAAGAAGCGGCCGGTGGTGCGCAAATCGCCTTGGTTTTCGGTCGTGAAGATTCCGGCCTCACCAACGAAGAGCTGCAGCGATGTCATTACCACGTGCACATTCCATCCGACCCCGAGTTCAGTTCGCTTAACCTCGGGGCTGCGGTACAGGTGTTGACCTACGAAGTGCGCATGGCTTGGCTGGCTGCCGAGGGGCAGCCGAGCAAAGTGGAAAAGGACGAGGTGGCGTCGACCAAAAGTGGCGAGCTGGCCACCATGGACGAACTGGAGCGGTTCTACGAGCACCTGGAGCAAACCCTGGTGGCCATCGAATTCCTCGACCCGGAAAAGCCACGGCATTTGATGGCGCGCCTGCGTCGCCTTTACGGGCGCAGCTCGGTGAGCCGAGCGGAAATGAATATATTGCGTGGCATCCTCACGGAAACCCAGAAAGCGGCCCGTGGCGAGCTTCTTAAGCGGAAGGATTAA
- the suhB gene encoding type III secretion system regulator SuhB, which yields MQPMLNIALRAARSASELIFRSIERLDTIKVDEKDAKDYVSEVDRAAEQKIIDALRKAYPTHGILGEETGLHKGSGEGEDYLWIIDPLDGTTNFLRGIPHFAVSIACKYRGRLEHAVVLDPVRQEEFTASRGRGAQLNGRRLRVSGRTSLDGALLGTGFPFRDDQMDNLENYLGMFRALVGQTAGIRRAGAASLDLAYVAAGRFDAFWESGLSEWDMAAGALLIQEAGGLVSDFTGGHDFLEKGHVVAGNTKCFKAVLTAIQPHLPASLKR from the coding sequence ATGCAGCCCATGCTGAATATCGCGCTGCGCGCCGCCCGCAGCGCCAGTGAATTGATCTTCCGCTCCATCGAGCGCCTGGATACCATCAAGGTCGACGAAAAAGACGCCAAGGATTATGTGTCCGAGGTGGATCGCGCCGCCGAGCAGAAAATCATCGATGCGCTGCGCAAGGCCTACCCTACCCACGGCATACTCGGTGAAGAAACCGGCCTGCACAAAGGCAGCGGCGAAGGCGAAGACTACCTGTGGATCATCGACCCACTGGACGGCACCACCAACTTCCTGCGCGGCATTCCACACTTTGCGGTGAGCATTGCCTGCAAATACCGTGGCCGCCTGGAGCACGCCGTTGTCCTCGACCCGGTTCGCCAGGAAGAATTCACCGCCAGCCGTGGCCGTGGCGCCCAACTGAATGGTCGCCGCCTGCGCGTCAGCGGTCGTACCAGCCTGGACGGCGCGCTGCTGGGTACCGGCTTCCCGTTCCGTGACGACCAGATGGATAACCTGGAGAACTACCTGGGCATGTTCCGCGCCCTGGTTGGCCAGACCGCCGGCATCCGTCGCGCCGGCGCTGCCAGCCTGGACCTGGCTTATGTTGCTGCCGGTCGTTTTGATGCGTTCTGGGAGTCAGGCCTGTCCGAATGGGACATGGCTGCAGGCGCCCTACTGATCCAAGAAGCTGGCGGCCTGGTGAGCGACTTCACAGGCGGCCACGACTTCCTGGAAAAAGGCCACGTGGTTGCCGGCAACACCAAATGCTTCAAGGCAGTGCTGACAGCGATTCAGCCGCACCTGCCGGCTTCGCTGAAGCGCTAA
- a CDS encoding glycine zipper 2TM domain-containing protein, producing the protein MNKSLLVGAVLGAVGVTAGGAVATYSLVKSGPEYAQVLAVQPVKTQIKTPREVCKDVTVTRQRPVQDQHQIAGTVVGALAGGLLGNQIGGGNGKKLATVAGAVGGGYAGNKVQEGMQNRDTYTTTQTRCNTVNDISDKVVGYDVRYTLDGKEGSVRMDRDPGGQIPVDKEGRLILGQNQQ; encoded by the coding sequence GTGAACAAGTCGTTACTGGTTGGTGCGGTATTGGGTGCTGTCGGTGTGACTGCCGGGGGTGCTGTTGCCACCTACAGCCTGGTAAAAAGCGGCCCTGAGTATGCGCAAGTGCTGGCAGTGCAGCCGGTAAAAACCCAGATCAAAACCCCTCGCGAGGTCTGTAAGGATGTCACGGTAACCCGGCAGCGTCCGGTGCAGGACCAGCATCAAATCGCCGGTACCGTCGTCGGCGCGCTGGCCGGTGGCCTACTGGGTAACCAGATTGGTGGCGGTAACGGTAAGAAGCTGGCGACCGTGGCCGGTGCAGTCGGTGGTGGTTACGCCGGTAACAAGGTTCAGGAAGGCATGCAGAACCGCGATACCTACACCACCACGCAAACTCGCTGTAATACCGTGAACGACATCAGTGACAAGGTTGTTGGCTACGACGTGCGTTACACCCTGGATGGCAAGGAAGGTTCGGTGCGTATGGATCGTGATCCGGGCGGCCAGATTCCGGTCGACAAGGAAGGGCGTCTGATCCTGGGTCAGAACCAACAGTAA
- the secF gene encoding protein translocase subunit SecF encodes MLRTINFMGVRNIAFGATVLLTVLALFSWFHKGLNYGLDFTGGTLIELTYEKPADVTLVRNELVKAGYHEAVVQSFGATTDLLVRMPGEDPQLGHQVAEALQKVGGENPASVKRVEFVGPQVGEELRDQGGLGMLMALVGIMIYLAFRFQWKFGVGAIVSLIHDVIVTVGILAYFQITFDLTVLAAVLAIIGYSLNDTIVVFDRVRENFRVLRKATLIENINISTTQTLLRTMATSISTLLAIAALMIFGGDNLWGFSLALFIGVLAGTYSSIYIANVVLIWLNLNSEDLIPPAATDKEVDDRP; translated from the coding sequence ATGTTACGTACAATCAACTTCATGGGCGTTCGCAACATTGCGTTCGGCGCCACAGTGCTCCTTACCGTTCTGGCGTTGTTCAGCTGGTTCCATAAGGGCCTGAACTACGGTCTGGACTTCACCGGCGGTACGCTCATCGAGCTGACCTACGAGAAGCCGGCCGACGTTACCCTGGTGCGCAACGAACTGGTCAAGGCTGGTTACCACGAAGCTGTGGTGCAGAGCTTCGGCGCGACCACCGACTTGTTGGTGCGTATGCCTGGCGAAGACCCGCAGCTGGGTCACCAGGTGGCCGAGGCCTTGCAGAAGGTCGGCGGTGAAAACCCGGCGTCGGTCAAGCGCGTCGAGTTCGTCGGCCCGCAAGTCGGTGAAGAGCTGCGCGACCAGGGCGGCCTCGGCATGCTGATGGCGCTGGTCGGCATCATGATCTACCTGGCATTCCGGTTTCAGTGGAAGTTCGGTGTCGGCGCCATTGTGTCGCTGATCCATGACGTGATCGTGACCGTGGGCATCCTGGCCTACTTTCAGATCACCTTCGACCTGACCGTACTGGCGGCCGTACTGGCCATCATTGGTTACTCCCTCAACGACACCATCGTGGTGTTCGACCGGGTTCGCGAAAACTTCCGTGTACTGCGCAAGGCGACGTTGATCGAGAACATCAACATCTCCACCACCCAGACCCTGTTGCGGACCATGGCGACGTCGATCTCCACCCTGCTGGCGATTGCCGCACTGATGATCTTCGGCGGCGACAACCTGTGGGGCTTCTCCTTGGCGCTGTTCATCGGCGTACTGGCGGGTACCTACTCGTCGATCTACATCGCGAACGTGGTGCTGATCTGGTTGAACCTCAACAGCGAAGACTTGATCCCTCCGGCCGCTACTGACAAGGAGGTCGACGACCGCCCTTGA